ATATGGACGGAGATTTAGACGGAGACGGTATCAATGATGAAGATCAGGACCAAGATGAAGACAACAACAATGTAAGAATTGAAAAAAATAAAATCACGGTAAACGGTTCCAGTATTGAGTACAACTCTGATGATAAAGACAGTATCATCGTAAATGGAAAAAAGGTTCCGAACAACCAGGCAAAGAAAGTTATTGATTCTGCAGTGTCCAATATCAAAAAATCAAATAAAGATATGGACATCAAAATCAAAGACGGAAAAAACGAAATTTCCATACAAACTAAATAATTAACTTCAGAGAGTGGTAGAAGGTGTGGGTGGATGGCAACCGTTTGAAATTCACACCCTTCTTCTCTCAGAAAAGTGAAAATAAAGCTCTATTTAGTTTCTTATGTGAAAAAAAAGTTTTAATTTCGTAAAGCTAAAATTTAATAACCAATCAACCAAAAACACAGCTTCATCATGATACAATTTGCAATGGAATTCGTAATGAAAATCGTAGATTTAATTAGCGGTTTGTTTTAAGAGCAATAATATTTCAATATATTTGTAAAGTATAACCAAAGTTTGGTTGTACTTTTTTGTTTTTAATTCAAGAAATCTATGAAAAAGCTGTTAGGCAAAGCAATGTTAAAAGTATTAGGTTGGAAAGTCGTTCTACAGGGCGATGTTAACAATCTCAACAGGTGTATCCTTGTGGTAGCACCGCATACTCATAATATGGAATATATTCTAGGAAATTTCGCCTATTGGTCTTTGGAAAAACCTCTGAAAATTATCATTAAAGATGCACACACCAAGGCCTGGTATGGAAGTATCGTAAAAGGACTTGGAGGTATTGGTATAGACAGAAGCCAGAAAAACGATCTTGTGAATTTCGTAGCCAACCAGTTTTCCAAAGAAGATTTCAGCCTTGTTATTACTCCGGAAGGAACCAGAAGCTGGGTTCCGAAATGGAGAAAAGGATTCTATCACATGGCTTTGGCGGCAAAAGTTCCTATTGTACTGGCAGCAGGTGATTTTAAAAGAAACATTGTTTACCTGGGTTACACCATTCCTTACGAAAGGATAGCATCAGTACCTTTTTCAGAAATTATGCAGGAAATTCAGGACTATTATGTGAAAAACGATATTGTTCCTAAAGTTCCGGAAAACTGGAATCCCAATATTATGGGAACCGGAGTTGAATAAACCAGAATTAGAAGCAAGAAGCAAAATCAATCAATTATAAAAATGAAAGGTCAGACAAAAGAAGAAATATTAGCATTCATCAATAACTGGGGAGACGTAACTCTTGCCAAGACACTTGAAATAAAATTCATCGATATTGATCTCGAAAATGAAACCCTTACCGCAACAATGCCTGTTCTTCCAAGAACTCACCAGCCGTTTGGAATCATGCATGGAGGAGCGAGCTGTGTTTTAGCTGAGACTTTAGGTTCAAGCCTGTCTAATATTTTTATCGATGGCGAAAAATATTACGGAGTGGGAACTAATATCAATTCTAACCATTTAAGAAGCAAAAAAGATGGTATTGTAACGGCTACAGCACGTTTTATCAGAAAAGGCAAAACGATGCACGTTTCTGAAATTGAAATCCGTGATGAAAAGGGTGTTTTGATCAACCATACAACAATGACAAATAATATTATTCACAGATAAGGTGTAACAACCTATAAAAAATAAAGAGCTTAAAATAAATTTAAGCTCTTTTTATTTTGACATCTTTGAGACTAATAATACCTTTGTAGAAAGGAAAATCAACCTGGGAATTTCCTGTATTATTTCCCCCTGATGATTTTCAAAATCCTTTATAACTCATGATTTATTTCAAACTTCCTTTCGATGAAAGACTTCTGTCTGCTGATGAAAAAAGCTCAAAAAATGCAGTCAGCTTTTTTTCCTATAATGGCTTAGATCAAATTAGCTTCAGCGGAGACATTTTTGAAATTAATTCTGTAGAATTTGCCCATACTTCTATTACAAACGAAGACCTAACCAATG
This region of Chryseobacterium culicis genomic DNA includes:
- a CDS encoding 1-acyl-sn-glycerol-3-phosphate acyltransferase, with product MKKLLGKAMLKVLGWKVVLQGDVNNLNRCILVVAPHTHNMEYILGNFAYWSLEKPLKIIIKDAHTKAWYGSIVKGLGGIGIDRSQKNDLVNFVANQFSKEDFSLVITPEGTRSWVPKWRKGFYHMALAAKVPIVLAAGDFKRNIVYLGYTIPYERIASVPFSEIMQEIQDYYVKNDIVPKVPENWNPNIMGTGVE
- a CDS encoding PaaI family thioesterase translates to MKGQTKEEILAFINNWGDVTLAKTLEIKFIDIDLENETLTATMPVLPRTHQPFGIMHGGASCVLAETLGSSLSNIFIDGEKYYGVGTNINSNHLRSKKDGIVTATARFIRKGKTMHVSEIEIRDEKGVLINHTTMTNNIIHR